One Solanum lycopersicum chromosome 4, SLM_r2.1 DNA window includes the following coding sequences:
- the LOC101264715 gene encoding exocyst complex component EXO84A isoform X2: protein MLTMLLSYVNLGCCCIITCRSVLFAFYICSTSREISNLEGQLIALRNLLSTRAAIVHGLAEGINVDSLASSDGSTQDDRSNNGDNDSINTESWLGQFIEKLEVLLAERRVDEVLDVLDEGEHMANDTHNKQTLTPSALLSLQKVITEQKQKLAAQLAEASFKSSVGGAELRSAVQALKRLGDGPRAHTLMLSSHQQKLHGNMQGIRPSGTSHGVAYSASLSQLVFSTMAQATSDSLSLFDDEPSYTSELVTWAVNQTENFAHLIKRYVIASPAASGCLRPVAESVHISLGHCSLLEARGLALSPILLKNFKPCVEQALYANIKRIEQCTAALAAADDWSLTYPPIGSRSLGTSSLAGVIASQPKLSSSAHKFNTMVQELCEDISPLEILQLSENTLEGVMQVFNSYIGMLVKALPGSVDNENLEGSVNRIVRLAETEPQQIALLANAILLSDELIPRAAAKLSSAQQSNKTDDTSKRSTDRQSRPIEQRELKRRLQRLVDQLRDSFCRQHALELIFLEDGGVRLSPDMYLNMEGSPEEIEWFPSPVYQEMFEKLTRIASIASDMFVGRERFATILLMRLTETIILWLSEDQNFWEEIEQGPKPLGPLGLQQFYLDMEFVILFASQGRYLSRNLQQVIKNIIGRAIEAVAASHIDPYSVLPEDDWFAEVAQIAIDMLTGKTQVGAMENVNSPTASSVLSHGSN from the exons ATGCTAACTATGCTGCTTTCATACG TGAATCTAGGCTGTTGCTGCATCATCACTTGCAGAAGTGTCTTATTCGCCTTTTATATATGCAGCACATCAAGGGAAATATCCAATCTTGAAGGACAGCTTATTGCGTTGAGAAATCTCCTATCTACTCGAGCAGCAATTGTTCATGGTTTAGCTGAAGGAATTAATGTTGATTCTCTGGCTAGCTCTGACGGTTCAACACAAGATGATAGGTCTAATAATGGTGACAATGATAGCATCAATACTGAGAGTTGGTTAGGACAATTTATAGAGAAGCTTGAAGTGTTACTTGCTGAGAGGAGAGTCGATGAAGTTTTGGATGTGCTGGATGAAGGTGAACATATGGCAAATGATACTCATAATAAACAGACATTGACTCCATCCGCGTTATTATCATTGCAGAAAGTTATCACTGAACAGAAGCAAAAGTTAGCAGCACAGTTGGCAGAAGCTTCATTCAAGTCTTCAGTTGGTGGTGCTGAGCTTCGTTCTGCTGTACAAGCTCTAAAACGTCTTGGTGATGGACCTCGTGCTCATACCTTAATGTTAAGTTCTCACCAGCAGAAGTTGCATGGTAATATGCAGGGTATTCGTCCTTCAGGTACTTCACATGGAGTAGCATATAGTGCTTCTCTTTCGCAGCTTGTTTTCTCGACAATGGCACAGGCCACAAGTGATTCGTTGTCCTTGTTTGATGATGAACCTTCCTATACATCTGAGCTAGTAACTTGGGCTGTCAACCAGACAGAGAATTTTGCTCATCTTATTAAGAGATATGTCATAGCTTCACCAGCAGCATCCGGATGCTTAAGACCTGTTGCTGAAAGTGTTCACATAAGTCTCGGGCACTGCTCTTTGTTAGAAGCTCGCGGGTTGGCTCTTTCACCAATTCTCCTGAAAAATTTTAAGCCCTGTGTTGAGCAAGCACTGTATGCCAATATAAAGAGGATTGAGCAGTGCACTGCTGCACTTGCTGCTGCAGATGATTGGTCGCTAACTTATCCACCAATCGGCTCACGTTCTCTAGGAACTTCATCTCTTGCTGGTGTAATCGCCTCCCAACCAAAGCTCTCAAGCAGTGCTCATAAATTCAACACAATGGTTCAG GAACTCTGCGAGGACATTAGTCCTCTCGAAATCTTACAATTGTCGGAAAATACTTTGGAAGGTGTGATGCAAGTGTTCAACTCATACATAGGTATGTTGGTAAAAGCATTACCTGGTTCAGTGGACAATGAGAACCTTGAAGGATCTGTAAACAGAATTGTTAGGCTGGCTGAAACAGAACCTCAACAGATTGCTTTACTAGCCAATGCAATATTGTTATCAGATGAGCTAATCCCTCGTGCAGCCGCCAAGCTTTCATCTGCACAACAATCTAATAAGACAGATGATACATCTAAACGAAGTACGGACAGGCAATCCCGTCCTATAGAGCAGAGAGAACTGAAACGGAGACTCCAACGTTTAGTTGATCAGCTCCGTGACAGCTTTTGTAGGCAACATGCACTTGAACTCATTTTCTTGGAAGATGGTGGCGTTCGTTTAAGTCCAGACATGTACCTAAATATGGAAGGAAGTCCAGAAGAGATAGAGTGGTTTCCATCTCCAGTATATCAGGAAATGTTTGAGAAGTTGACTCGAATTGCTAGCATAGCATCAGACATGTTTGTGGGAAGAGAAAGATTTGCTACTATTCTTTTGATGAGACTCACTGAAACTATCATCCTCTGGCTTTCTGAAGATCAAAATTTCTGGGAAGAGATTGAACAAGGCCCAAAGCCTTTAGGTCCACTTGGCCTTCAACAG TTTTATCTAGATATGGAGTTTGTGATACTGTTTGCTTCACAAGGGCGTTACTTGTCTCGAAATCTTCAACAAGTAATCAAAAACATCATAGGCAGAGCTATTGAAGCAGTTGCTGCAAGCCACATTGATCCATACAG TGTGTTACCAGAGGATGATTGGTTTGCAGAAGTTGCTCAAATTGCTATAGATATGCTAACTGGCAAAACACAAGTAGGGGCAATGGAGAATGTTAATAGCCCTACAGCATCATCAGTTCTTTCTCATGGAAGTAACTAA
- the LOC101252276 gene encoding uncharacterized protein translates to MGACVSRPDSCVGGKLKGSNKFRKKRGGRRRRKKSNSLHKIDEAFPLDNYNPTFQGRIEEAWFDSAAIFESDCSDEDFQSVPDDVLSVNSFDCGRTSVASIKDTNNGDVNLNPDGPHSEVRPVFLDEISSSENIGSGREDGLSENCGILSNNCLPRLTSTVVPVEKRSLSSSPPSSRKKADLKLPFKWKDGNPCATLLSSKTLLQRPIAGSQVPVCPLENKLPDSWSYIEPNTFRVRGGNYFRDKKKEFAANNAAYYPFGVDVFLSQRKIDHIAQLVELPVIEHSGTLPPILVVNIQVPLYPTAIFQGETDGKGMSFVLYFKLSESYAKELPSYFQENIRRVMDDEVEKVKAFPMDGTVPFRERLKILGRVANMEDLRLSAAERKLMQAYNEKPVLSRPQHEFYKGENYFEIDIDMHRFSYISRKGCETFLDRLKLCSLDVGLTIQGNKIEELPEQILCCIRLNEIDYVNYQQLGANNETP, encoded by the exons ATGGGAGCATGTGTATCGCGTCCAGATAGTTGTGTTGGAGGTAAATTGAAAGGTTCAAATAAGTTTAGGAAAAAAAGggggggaagaagaagaaggaagaaatcTAACTCACTTCATAAAATTGATGAGGCGTTTCCTTTGGATAACTATAATCCAACATTTCAGG GACGGATTGAGGAGGCATGGTTTGATTCTGCTGCAATATTTGAATCTGATTGCAGTGATGAAGATTTCCAGAGTGTTCCTGATG ATGTACTTTCTGTCAACAGCTTTGATTGTGGGCGGACTAGTGTAGCTTCGATCAAAGATACTAACAATGGGGATGTTAATTTAAACCCCGATGGACCTCACAGTGAGGTACGGCCTGTTTTCCTTGATGAGATCTCGTCCTCGGAAAATATAGGTAGTGGCAGGGAGGATGGTTTGTCGGAGAACTGTGGAATTCTTTCAAACAACTGTCTGCCCCGTCTTACCTCCACTGTTGTGCCTGTTGAGAAGAGATCTCTTAGCTCTAGTCCTCCAAGTTCAAGGAAGAAAGCGGACCTAAAGCTTCCCTTCAAATGGAAAGATGGAAATCCTTGTGCCACTCTAC TTTCATCTAAAACCCTGCTTCAAAGGCCCATAGCTGGTAGCCAAGTACCAGTTTGCCCGTTGGAGAATAAATTGCCTGATAGTTGGTCCTATATTGAACCAAATACCTTCAGGGTCCGGGGAGGAAACTATTTCAG GGACAAAAAGAAAGAGTTTGCGGCAAATAATGCTGCATATTATCCTTTTGGCGTTGACGTATTTTTATCTCAAAGAAAAATTGATCACATTGCTCAACTTGTGGAACTTCCTGTCATTGAACACTCTGGGACACTTCCACCCATTCTTGTAGTGAACATTCAG GTGCCATTATATCCTACCGCAATTTTTCAGGGTGAAACTGACGGTAAAGGAATGAGTTTTGTCTTGTACTTTAAGCTTTCCGAAAGTTATGCAAAAGAACTTCCTTCTTATTTTCAGGAGAACATCAGA AGAGTAATGGATGATGAAGTGGAAAAAGTGAAGGCTTTTCCAATGGATGGTACTGTTCCGTTTAGGGAAAGGTTAAAGATATTAGGTCGTGTAGCAAATATGGAGGACCTTCGGTTAAGTGCAGCAGAGAGGAAGCTGATGCAGGCATACAATGAAAAACCTGTTCTTTCACGTCCTCAACATGAGTTCTATAAG GgagaaaattattttgagattgaTATTGATATGCACAGATTCAGTTACATCTCTAGAAAGGGTTGCGAAACATTCCTAGATAGGCTAAAGCTATGCTCCTTGGATGTAGGCCTCACAATTCAG GGTAACAAAATTGAAGAATTGCCGGAGCAGATCTTATGTTGTATACGATTAAATGAAATCGACTATGTGAATTATCAGCAACTCGGGGCTAATAATGAAACCCCTTGA
- the LOC101264715 gene encoding exocyst complex component EXO84A isoform X1, whose amino-acid sequence MDGGSFSSSIGDSIDFDEKDLSLSDKLKVFKASAYDPDSYVTNRCRQMSEKEIRHLCHYLMDLRKASAEEMRKSVYANYAAFIRTSREISNLEGQLIALRNLLSTRAAIVHGLAEGINVDSLASSDGSTQDDRSNNGDNDSINTESWLGQFIEKLEVLLAERRVDEVLDVLDEGEHMANDTHNKQTLTPSALLSLQKVITEQKQKLAAQLAEASFKSSVGGAELRSAVQALKRLGDGPRAHTLMLSSHQQKLHGNMQGIRPSGTSHGVAYSASLSQLVFSTMAQATSDSLSLFDDEPSYTSELVTWAVNQTENFAHLIKRYVIASPAASGCLRPVAESVHISLGHCSLLEARGLALSPILLKNFKPCVEQALYANIKRIEQCTAALAAADDWSLTYPPIGSRSLGTSSLAGVIASQPKLSSSAHKFNTMVQELCEDISPLEILQLSENTLEGVMQVFNSYIGMLVKALPGSVDNENLEGSVNRIVRLAETEPQQIALLANAILLSDELIPRAAAKLSSAQQSNKTDDTSKRSTDRQSRPIEQRELKRRLQRLVDQLRDSFCRQHALELIFLEDGGVRLSPDMYLNMEGSPEEIEWFPSPVYQEMFEKLTRIASIASDMFVGRERFATILLMRLTETIILWLSEDQNFWEEIEQGPKPLGPLGLQQFYLDMEFVILFASQGRYLSRNLQQVIKNIIGRAIEAVAASHIDPYSVLPEDDWFAEVAQIAIDMLTGKTQVGAMENVNSPTASSVLSHGSN is encoded by the exons GTATTCAAAGCTTCTGCATATGATCCTGATTCATACGTTACCAATCGATGTCGTCAAATGAGCGAAAAg GAAATAAGGCATTTATGCCATTATCTTATGGACTTAAGGAAGGCTTCTGCAGAGGAAATGCGAAAAAGTGTTTATGCTAACTATGCTGCTTTCATACG CACATCAAGGGAAATATCCAATCTTGAAGGACAGCTTATTGCGTTGAGAAATCTCCTATCTACTCGAGCAGCAATTGTTCATGGTTTAGCTGAAGGAATTAATGTTGATTCTCTGGCTAGCTCTGACGGTTCAACACAAGATGATAGGTCTAATAATGGTGACAATGATAGCATCAATACTGAGAGTTGGTTAGGACAATTTATAGAGAAGCTTGAAGTGTTACTTGCTGAGAGGAGAGTCGATGAAGTTTTGGATGTGCTGGATGAAGGTGAACATATGGCAAATGATACTCATAATAAACAGACATTGACTCCATCCGCGTTATTATCATTGCAGAAAGTTATCACTGAACAGAAGCAAAAGTTAGCAGCACAGTTGGCAGAAGCTTCATTCAAGTCTTCAGTTGGTGGTGCTGAGCTTCGTTCTGCTGTACAAGCTCTAAAACGTCTTGGTGATGGACCTCGTGCTCATACCTTAATGTTAAGTTCTCACCAGCAGAAGTTGCATGGTAATATGCAGGGTATTCGTCCTTCAGGTACTTCACATGGAGTAGCATATAGTGCTTCTCTTTCGCAGCTTGTTTTCTCGACAATGGCACAGGCCACAAGTGATTCGTTGTCCTTGTTTGATGATGAACCTTCCTATACATCTGAGCTAGTAACTTGGGCTGTCAACCAGACAGAGAATTTTGCTCATCTTATTAAGAGATATGTCATAGCTTCACCAGCAGCATCCGGATGCTTAAGACCTGTTGCTGAAAGTGTTCACATAAGTCTCGGGCACTGCTCTTTGTTAGAAGCTCGCGGGTTGGCTCTTTCACCAATTCTCCTGAAAAATTTTAAGCCCTGTGTTGAGCAAGCACTGTATGCCAATATAAAGAGGATTGAGCAGTGCACTGCTGCACTTGCTGCTGCAGATGATTGGTCGCTAACTTATCCACCAATCGGCTCACGTTCTCTAGGAACTTCATCTCTTGCTGGTGTAATCGCCTCCCAACCAAAGCTCTCAAGCAGTGCTCATAAATTCAACACAATGGTTCAG GAACTCTGCGAGGACATTAGTCCTCTCGAAATCTTACAATTGTCGGAAAATACTTTGGAAGGTGTGATGCAAGTGTTCAACTCATACATAGGTATGTTGGTAAAAGCATTACCTGGTTCAGTGGACAATGAGAACCTTGAAGGATCTGTAAACAGAATTGTTAGGCTGGCTGAAACAGAACCTCAACAGATTGCTTTACTAGCCAATGCAATATTGTTATCAGATGAGCTAATCCCTCGTGCAGCCGCCAAGCTTTCATCTGCACAACAATCTAATAAGACAGATGATACATCTAAACGAAGTACGGACAGGCAATCCCGTCCTATAGAGCAGAGAGAACTGAAACGGAGACTCCAACGTTTAGTTGATCAGCTCCGTGACAGCTTTTGTAGGCAACATGCACTTGAACTCATTTTCTTGGAAGATGGTGGCGTTCGTTTAAGTCCAGACATGTACCTAAATATGGAAGGAAGTCCAGAAGAGATAGAGTGGTTTCCATCTCCAGTATATCAGGAAATGTTTGAGAAGTTGACTCGAATTGCTAGCATAGCATCAGACATGTTTGTGGGAAGAGAAAGATTTGCTACTATTCTTTTGATGAGACTCACTGAAACTATCATCCTCTGGCTTTCTGAAGATCAAAATTTCTGGGAAGAGATTGAACAAGGCCCAAAGCCTTTAGGTCCACTTGGCCTTCAACAG TTTTATCTAGATATGGAGTTTGTGATACTGTTTGCTTCACAAGGGCGTTACTTGTCTCGAAATCTTCAACAAGTAATCAAAAACATCATAGGCAGAGCTATTGAAGCAGTTGCTGCAAGCCACATTGATCCATACAG TGTGTTACCAGAGGATGATTGGTTTGCAGAAGTTGCTCAAATTGCTATAGATATGCTAACTGGCAAAACACAAGTAGGGGCAATGGAGAATGTTAATAGCCCTACAGCATCATCAGTTCTTTCTCATGGAAGTAACTAA